TACACCCGACTGGGCCCTGCGGGGTTAACCTCTCTCTCTAGAGTTACTCATGGCCGAGTGGCCACTCCGACAGATGAAACGATATAGAGTGCTCAATGCCGTGGCGGGACCCGCGATCGCCCGGCCGCCACGGCTCGGCCTTTGCGGCGCTTCGCGCCGATCTCGCGGCAGACGTTTTTGGCCGCCACTCGGCAGGCAGGGCTGTACTTTTTCATCAGCCTGCAGAGCGCTTCCCATGGCGTTGCCGGCCGGCACGCGCAACTCGGCGACTACGAGATCCTGGCCTCGCTGGGGGCCGGAGCGATGGAGGATGTCCTTGGCCCGCTGTTCGCGGTAGTCTCGTTGCTGGCGTGCTAGCCCATGCGTCCACCTAAAATTTGCTTCCGAGGAAAACGCTATGAGATCGGAGTAGGATTTCCTACCTTGAGTGGATCTATCGGGAGGCGACGTTGGAAGGGGAGGGTCTCCTTCCGCACGGAGCTCCGCCCTCGGGTGTTCGTTCCTCGCTATCGAAGGCCCTGCACGAGAAACAGGTCTGAGTACCCTCGTTGGAACGTGTAGTAGAAGGACTCGCCGTCGTCCGAGATTTGGATCGCATAGATGTCGTCGAGCCCTGATGGATCTGGCTCAATCGTCTTCCAGAGCTGCCGCTGTCCCGTCTCGATCTCGATACGATAGACGCTCATGGAACGGTCGCCTTCCTCCGCGTAGAACAGATGGCGCCCGTCGGTCGTGAAGCGGATCACTAGCGCCGAATCGGGGACGTCGAGAACGCGGGGCTCACCTCCGTCGAGTGGGTAGAGCGCAATCTTTCCGTCGTGCGCCGCGGCGATCGTCGTGCCGTCCGGAGACACCGGGCTCGACCCGAGAATGGCGCCCCCTTTGAAGAATGAGACCGGACCGGTGATCGCCTGAGGCTTTCCGTTGGGAACGCTTTGGCGAAACCAGCGCAAAGGCTCACCCTCTTCGATTCCGGCGAAGACGATCTCGTCCACGTCCGAGACGAACGATGCCGTGACGAAGTCGACGATGGAGTCGTTGTCGACCTCGGTCGGCGTCCCTGGCCCCGTCGGAAGGAGAACGAGAGACACCGGATCGCGCGGCATCGTGAGCGCCCACTTGCCGTCGGGAGACAGGTCGAACGCCTGACCGTCGCCGAGGCGAACGGCCGGCGAGCGGTCGGCGTTGCGCAGATACACGGCCCACTCCTCACCGCCCCCTTCGCCGTACTCGGTGAGAAGCAGCGTCTTGCCATCGCCGCTGATGGCATCGATCTCGGTGCTGTCGAGCCACGAAAAATCGCGCAGAACCGTATCGCCCGGAGCGATGCCCATCACCCCGACCCGAGAGTTGGTGCGCGCCACTAGGAGCCGGCCGTCCCTCTCGACGTCGAGAATGCGGAGGGGTATCGGCGGCCGCAGAAGCGTACGCAGGGAGCCGTTACGAGACATCGCGTGGAGGTCGGGAGTCGCTCCTTGAGCCATGTTGAACCAAACTTCGCCACCGTCGGGAGACCACGCCAAATCCATCCTGTCTCCCCGGAACCCGGTGTCGAACCGTGTCGCTTCCCCGTCGAAGGTGAGAAACCCGAGAGACCAGCTCGAGGAAAAGCCCATGGCTTTCTCGCCGAACGCGATCGCGTTGCCGTCGGGCGACACTCTCGGAGACGAAAGGACGTTCGTCGTCTCGTAGATGACCGTGCCTATCGGGAGCTCGACGCGAAACCGGCCATCGATCCGGCGAACGACGACCAACTCGTCTCCGTCCGCCGTCCAGTCCGCGAACAGAACGCTCTCCGAAATATCTCGGGCGGCTCCGCTCGAGGCGGTGGTCAGAGCGAGGGTTCCCGCGGTTCCGTCGACGTCATCCCAGGTGACGAGCCCTGCGCCGTCCGCTTTCCGGAGGACCGCCATCTCGCCGCGCGACGACACGCTCAAGACGTCGGCGCCTTTCAAACCGAGCTC
The sequence above is a segment of the Vicinamibacteria bacterium genome. Coding sequences within it:
- a CDS encoding serine/threonine-protein kinase, which gives rise to MTSEDAVPRMSLEPGTTLGSYEVEAPIGAGGMGEVYRARDTKLGRDVAVKVLPESFARDPDRLSRFEREARAVAALSHPNILAIYDFGTADGHSFAVTELLEGETLRERLSQGPLPARKAIEYGAQVARGLAAAHGKDVVHRDLKPENLFITTDGRVKILDFGLAKMVSPQAARDESQSSAPTRAAGTEPGVVLGTVGYMSPEQVRGERADHRSDIFAFGAILYEMLSGLRAFQRETGAETMTAILKDDTAELRESPPALERIVHRCLEKNPGERFQSAYDLAFALESVSRESGPAKVEAAPRETSRSWTAVTLAIVAVLAAYWLGRASSGASDEPLVTYERLTFRRGRVYTAQFDPESRDVIYTASWDGAVPEVYSTLPGTRASRELGLKGADVLSVSSRGEMAVLRKADGAGLVTWDDVDGTAGTLALTTASSGAARDISESVLFADWTADGDELVVVRRIDGRFRVELPIGTVIYETTNVLSSPRVSPDGNAIAFGEKAMGFSSSWSLGFLTFDGEATRFDTGFRGDRMDLAWSPDGGEVWFNMAQGATPDLHAMSRNGSLRTLLRPPIPLRILDVERDGRLLVARTNSRVGVMGIAPGDTVLRDFSWLDSTEIDAISGDGKTLLLTEYGEGGGEEWAVYLRNADRSPAVRLGDGQAFDLSPDGKWALTMPRDPVSLVLLPTGPGTPTEVDNDSIVDFVTASFVSDVDEIVFAGIEEGEPLRWFRQSVPNGKPQAITGPVSFFKGGAILGSSPVSPDGTTIAAAHDGKIALYPLDGGEPRVLDVPDSALVIRFTTDGRHLFYAEEGDRSMSVYRIEIETGQRQLWKTIEPDPSGLDDIYAIQISDDGESFYYTFQRGYSDLFLVQGLR